The following proteins are co-located in the Silene latifolia isolate original U9 population chromosome 1, ASM4854445v1, whole genome shotgun sequence genome:
- the LOC141595113 gene encoding bystin has protein sequence MGKKRGRDNEKQRKVNPNPFLADEHPAATSKSRSKTPKLHQQHAEAISQSMSGKILREAFKQQREVEDEDNLERNPTAAAFNSLEEEVPTILEDKENDVDDYVGLTDPQRRVDEDYKVNEEDERLLDAFLSKDAGPQKTLGDVIAARIKAQDATLTEMKPTPKLDDKLIQHYKSIGKVLSVYTSGKLPKSFKHIPAMECWEEVLYLTEPEKWSPGAVFQATRIFASNMNRKKAERFYLLVLLPRVREDIRKHKRLHFELYQALKKSLYKPAAFNKGILLPLFKSGNCNLREAVIVGSIIQKMSIPQHHASVVLMKLAEMDYCGTTSYIIKILIEKKYSMPYRVIDALVAHFMRFLEDPRTMPVIWHQTLLAFAIRCKHELLKEDKERLHNLMQIQRHYLVTPDIIREFTGSRIRGEKEDNMLITSPISVLNKPIEEDRFDIPEVPMEEDD, from the exons ATGGGAAAGAAAAGAGGAAGAGATAACGAAAAACAAAGAAAAGTTAACCCTAATCCTTTCCTCGCCGACGAACATCCCGCCGCAACTTCCAAATCACGCTCCAAAACtcccaaacttcatcaacaacaTGCCGAG GCGATTTCGCAGAGTATGAGTGGTAAGATTCTGAGAGAAGCGTTTAAGCAGCAGAGAGAGGTTGAAGACGAGGATAATCTAGAGCGGAATCCTACAGCTGCCGCATTTAATTCTCTTGAAGAGGAGGTGCCGACAATTTTGGAGGATAAGGAGAATGATGTTGATGATTATGTTGGATTGACGGATCCTCAACGTCGCGTTGATGAAGACTATAAG GTTAATGAAGAGGATGAGAGATTGCTAGACGCATTTTTGTCCAAGGATGCTGGTCCTCAAAAAACTCTTGGGGATGTAATTGCAGCTCGAATTAAAGCTCAAGATGCTACTCTAACTG AAATGAAGCCAACACCTAAATTGGATGACAAGCTTATACAACATTACAAATC GATAGGGAAGGTTTTGAGCGTATATACTTCGGGTAAACTTCCCAAATCATTTAAACACATTCCTGCTATGGAGTGTTGGGAGGAAGTCCTTTATTTGACTGAGCCCGAGAAATGGTCACCTGGTGCGGTGTTCCAGGCCACAAGAATTTTTGCTTCTAACATGAACAGGAAGAAGGCCGAAAGGTTTTACCTGCTTGTGCTCCTTCCTCGAGTGAGGGAAGACATTAGGAAGCACAAGAGATTGCATTTTGAGTTATATCAGGCTTTGAAAAAGTCTCTGTACAAGCCTGCTGCTTTCAACAAGGGGATCTTGCTGCCTCTTTTTAAG tcCGGTAACTGTAATCTCAGGGAAGCTGTTATTGTGGGTAGTATCATCCAAAAAATGTCCATTCCTCAACATCATGCAAG TGTTGTTTTGATGAAGCTAGCTGAGATGGATTACTGTGGGACTACCAG CTACATCATAAAGATTCTCATTGAGAAGAAGTATAGTATGCCGTACCGTGTAATTGATGCTCTTGTTGCTCATTTCATGAGATTCCTAGAAGATCCAAGGACAATGCCTGTAATTTGGCATCAGACTCTTCTTGCTTTTGCTATAAG GTGCAAACACGAGCTGCTAAAGGAAGATAAAGAGCGCCTTCATAATCTAATGCAAATACAAAGACATTATCTG GTTACTCCTGATATCATAAGAGAGTTTACTGGTAGTCGCATTCGGGGTGAAAAAGAGGACAACATGCTGATAA CATCTCCTATATCTGTTCTCAATAAACCAATTGAAGAGGACAGATTCGACATTCCTGAAGTGCCCATGGAAGAAGATGATTAA